The Pseudomonas leptonychotis genomic sequence GCATGGGTTGTCCGTCTGCCCTGCAGGCAACAGATCGACAAGCTCACGCACCAAGACGGTGGCGAAGCATCCAGCCGGCAGGACGAATTCCAGTTGCAGAATGTCAGGCTCGGGATAATGCCACGTCAACCCGCCAATGGGGAGGCGCAGAATACGCCGCTCGTGTGTCATGTCCGCTTCTGCCAACCAGTCGACCAAGACGCTTTCGCGCGCGCCAATCTGCTGTTCCAGCACTTGCGCAACACCCGCGGCGGTAGAAACGCCTGCGCCCCACAATGGCCCTGTGGGGTGTAGATCGAGAATCGCCAGGCGCGGATCACTGCACTCGGCTTCACCCGCAGCAAAGAAACTGCGGCTGTCAGTAAACGCCAGCAAATCGCCCAACAACGCCTGATTCCAAGTGCCAGCGGCTACCCGCTCAGCCAACACCTGATTGAATAGATAACTGCGCGCCGCCGAGAGCACCCGCGAACGCACATTGCGCTTCTCCGGCAGACTCTTGTTCGCCGCGAAATGCCGGGCATGGGCGACATTGCCACCTTCGAAACCAAAACGTTGCAGGCCGTAATAATTCGGGATGCCCTGGGCAGCGATCTGCGTCAGACGCTCATTCAGCAGAGCCTGATCGGCCTGCAGTTGCGTCAGGCGCAGGGTGAAACCATTAGCCGCATGAGCACCGCGCTGCAGTTTGCGGGTATGCCGCACCTGCTTGAGGATGCTCAAATTAGCATCTTCGGCGGCGCTTAGATCAGGATTGGCCTTGCCCGGCAGATGCAGGCTGAACCACTGACGGGTCAGGGCCTGCCGGTCTTTGAGGCCTGCATAACTGATCAAGCGCAACGATACACCAGCAGCGCGGGCGATACGCTTGGCGGCTTCTTCGGTATTCAGCTCGCGCTTTTCTACCCACAGCCAGAGGTGTTCACCTTCTCCGGCCAAAGGAATATCCAGCACTTCATCGACCTGAAAATCTTCCGCTACCGCTTTCAGCAACGCGCTACCGCAGGGCTCGCCATAGGCCCGCGGGCCGAGCAGTTCGAGTTCGTTCATCGGCTCACCAACAGCGCGACAGCATGCACCGCAATGCCTTCTTCACGGCCGGTAAAACCGAGCTTCTCGGTGGTGGTGGCTTTGACGTTGACCTGATCCAGGCTCACCTGCAGGTCTTCGGCAATCCGCGCACGCATGGTGTCGATATGCGGGGCCATCTTCGGCGCCTGGGCGACGATGGTGGCGTCAACATTGCCGACCTGCCAGCCTTTGGCATGAAGCAGACCGAGCACATGGCGCAACAACACACGGCTGTCCGCGCCCTTGAAGGTCGGATCAGTGTCGGGGAAGTGTTTGCCGATATCGCCCAACGCCGCCGCGCCGAGCAAAGCGTCGCTCAAAGCATGCAGCAGTACGTCGCCATCGGAGTGAGCCAGCAGACCGAACGCATGAGGGATTTGCACGCCACCCAAGGTAATAAAGGAACCCTCGGTAAAGCGGTGCACATCGTAGCCGTGGCCAATACGCATAAAAAACAACGCCCTGAAAAAGTCAGGGCGTGATTCTAACTGAAAGCGGCATGCAGAAGCCGGCTTGCTGGCGAAGCAAGCATCGCTCGCCAGCCCAACCTCAGCTCAACAGCGCCTTGGCGTGATGACGCAGATGGTCATCGATAAAGCTGGCGATGAAGTAATAGCTATGGTCGTAGCCAGGCTGCAAGCGCAGGGTCAACTGATGACCTGCGGCCTGCGCAGCTGCTTTCAGCGCATCGGGTTTGAGCTGGTTTTCCAGGAAATCATCGCGATCACCCTGATCAACCAAGATCGGCAGCTTTTCTGTGGCCTCCGCCAGCAAGGCGCAAGCATCCCACTCGCGCCAGCGCGAACGCTCATCCCCCAGGTAGCGTGAAAAAGCCTTCTCGCCCCATGGGCAATTGCTCGGATTGCTGATCGGCGCAAACGCCGACAGCGACTGATAACGCCCGGGGTTACGCAAGGCACACACCAGTGCGCCATGCCCGCCCATGGAATGACCACTGATACCGCGTTTATCGGATACCGGGAAGTTGGCCTCGATCAATGCGGGCAGCTCCTGCACCACATAGTCGTACATGCGGTAATGCCGTGCCCAAGGCTCCTGGGTGGCATTCAGGTAAAAGCCGGCACCCTGCCCAAAGTCCCAGGCTTTATCCGGATCATCCGGCACATCGGCGCCACGCGGGCTGGTGTCCGGCGCGACGATGATCATCCCCAGCTCGGCCGCCAGCTTGTGTGCGCCGGCCTTCTGCATAAAGTTCTCATCGGTGCAGGTCAGCCCGCTCAACCAGTACAACACCGGCAGTTTGCCGCCCTGCTCCGCCTGCGGCGGCAGGTACACGGCAAACACCATGTCGCAGCCCAGCACCGTGGAACGATGGCGGTAGCGTTTATGCCACCCCCCCGCACTCTTCTGACAGGAAATATTTTCCAGGTTCATGACAGACCTCAGAAGTGAATAACGGTGCGGATGCTTTTGCCTTCATGCATCAGCTCAAACGCCTTGTTGATGTCTTCCAGCGGCATATTGTGGGTAATGAAGGTGTCGAGCGGAATTTCGCCTTTCTGCGCCTTTTCAACATAGCCTGGCAATTCGGTACGGCCTTTCACCCCACCGAACGCCGAGCCGCGCCAGACGCGCCCGGTTACCAGCTGGAACGGACGGGTGCTGATTTCCTGACCGGCACCGGCCACACCGATAATCACCGACTCGCCCCAGCCCTTATGCGCGCACTCCAGCGCCGCACGCATCAATTGCACATTGCCGATGCACTCGAAGGAGTAGTCCACACCGCCATCGGTCATCTCGACAATGACCTCTTGGATCGGCTTGGCGAAATCTTTCGGGTTAATGAAATCGGTGGCACCCAGTTCACGGGCCACTTCAAACTTGGCCGGGTTGATATCAATGGCGATGATGCGCGAGGCTTTGGCCATTTTCGCGCCGATTATCGCGGCTAGGCCGATGCCGCCGAGGCCGAAGATCGCCACGGTGGCACCCTCTTCGACTTTAGCTGTATTCAGCACGGCGCCGATGCCGGTGGTGACGCCACAACCGAGCAGGCAGACCTTTTCCAGCGGTGCTTCTTTAGGGATGACCGCCAGGGACACTTCCGGCAGCACGGTGTATTCGGAGAAAGTCGAGCAGCCCATGTAGTGATAGATCGGCTCGCCTTTGTAGGAGAAGCGGCTGGTGCCATCCGGCATCACGCCCTTGCCCTGCGTGGCGCGCACCGAGCTGCACAGGTTGGTCTTGCCGGAGGTGCAGAATTTGCAGGTTCGGCATTCGGCGGTGTACAGCGGGATCACATGGTCACCCACCTGTACCGAGGTCACGCCCTCACCAATAGCCTCAACAATACCGCCGCCTTCGTGGCCCAACACCGCTGGAAATACGCCCTCAGAATCTTCGCCAGACAGGGTGTAGGCATCGGTGTGGCAGACGCCAGTGGCAACAATACGCACCAACACTTCGCCGGCTTTGGGCGGCGCCACGTCGATTTCGACAATTTGCAGCGGCTGATTGGGGGCAAAGGCTACGGCAGCACGAGACTTGATCATGGTCGCTCTCCAGCGGATTCAACAGTGGCGCAGAGTGTAGATCAGTGCCACGAATAGAATAATCAGCTAAAAAACAAAACATTCTTGCTATACAGGGATAATCTGCCCGCAACACCTATTTAAGGAGCCGTCATGAACCGCTGGGAAGGCCTCGATGAATTTGTCGCCGTCGCCGAGTGCGGCCAGTTCACGGCAGCCGCCGAACGCCTGAGCCTGTCGTCATCGCAAGTCAGCCGACAGATCGCCCGCCTGGAAGAGCGCCTGCAAACTCGCCTGTTCTACCGCAGCACCCGCCGCGTGGCGCTGACTGAAGCAGGACAAACCTTTCTGCAACATTGTCAGCGCCTGCAGGATGCTCGCGAGGAAGCCCTGCGCGCCGTGGGCGACTTGGGCAGCGAGCCCAAGGGCCTGCTGCGCATGACCTGCGCGGTGGCCTACGGCGAGCGTTTTATTGTGCCGTTGGTCACCGATTTTATGGTGCAACACCCTCAACTACGGGTCGACATTGAGCTGAGCAACCGCGCCCTCGACCTGCTGCATGACGGCCTCGACCTGGCTATACGCCTGGGTCGCTTACAGGACTCACGCCTGGTAGCCACTCGCCTGGCTCCGCGGCAGATGTACCTGTGTGCTGCGCCGAGCTATTTGCAGCGCTATGGCCGGCCGCATTCGCTGTCCGAACTGAGCCGGCACAACTGCCTGATCGGCAGCTCGGATCAGTGGAGCTTTCAGTTGCATGGCCGCGACACGTTGCAGCGCATACAGGGCAACTGGCGGTGCAACAGCGGCCAGGCGGTGCTGGAAGCGGCGTTGCGTGGGATTGGCCTGTGTCAGCTGCCGGATTACTACGTGCTGGAACACTTGCGCAGCGGCGCACTGGTGTCGCTGCTCGATAACCAGCAGCCGCCGGACACCGCCGTGTGGGCGCTCTACCCGCAGCAACGCCACCTGTCACCCAAGGTGCGGCAGTTGGTGGATTTTCTTAAACAGGGGTTGGCGCAGCGCAGTGAATATCGGCAGGAGACCTGCTAGGAACGGCCCTGCCAAAGTCGATTGAGACTCAGCAGGTCTTCAGGACGAGTGACCTTAATATTATCCGAACGCCCCTCAATCAGCCGTGGCGCTTGCCCGGCCCATTCGATAGCCGAGGCTTCATCGGTAATTGCCACACCAGCAAGCAAGGCATCAGCCAGCGCACGCTGCAATTCACCTAGACGGAACATCTGCGGAGTAAAAGCCTGCCAGATGGCCGAACGATCCACCGTGCTCCGTACCCGACCATCAGCACCCGCACGCTTGAGCGTATCGCGAGCAGGCACGGCAAGCAGGCCACCCACCGGATCATCGGCCAGTTCACTGAGCAACAGATCCAGGTCGCTACGCGCCAGATTGGGCCGTGCGGCATCGTGCACCAGCACCCAATCCTGTTCTTGCGCGCCCAATTCGGTCAGGCGTAGCAGGCCACTCAACACCGAGTCAGCACGTTCGGCACCACCAGCGGCGCGCTGAATACGCGGGTCGTTGGCGCACGCAAGACTCGGCCAATAAGGATCGTCCACCGCCAGGCTGACCACCACCGCGCGCAACTGCGGGTGCTCAAGAAAGCAGGCCAGGGTGTGTTCGATAATGCTTTTACCGGCCAACTGCAGATACTGCTTGGGCCGATCGGCGCGCATGCGGCTGCCGATGCCGGCGGCCGGGAGCAAGGCCCAGAAAGGGGGTAACGCGGGGGTATTCATTCAGCCAACTGATAGAGGGTTTCACCCTCTTTAAGCATGCCCAGCTCGTGCCGCGCACGCTCTTCGACGGTTTCCATGCCGCTTTTCAGTTCCAGCACTTCCGC encodes the following:
- the truD gene encoding tRNA pseudouridine(13) synthase TruD, which produces MNELELLGPRAYGEPCGSALLKAVAEDFQVDEVLDIPLAGEGEHLWLWVEKRELNTEEAAKRIARAAGVSLRLISYAGLKDRQALTRQWFSLHLPGKANPDLSAAEDANLSILKQVRHTRKLQRGAHAANGFTLRLTQLQADQALLNERLTQIAAQGIPNYYGLQRFGFEGGNVAHARHFAANKSLPEKRNVRSRVLSAARSYLFNQVLAERVAAGTWNQALLGDLLAFTDSRSFFAAGEAECSDPRLAILDLHPTGPLWGAGVSTAAGVAQVLEQQIGARESVLVDWLAEADMTHERRILRLPIGGLTWHYPEPDILQLEFVLPAGCFATVLVRELVDLLPAGQTDNPCVF
- the ispF gene encoding 2-C-methyl-D-erythritol 2,4-cyclodiphosphate synthase, with the protein product MRIGHGYDVHRFTEGSFITLGGVQIPHAFGLLAHSDGDVLLHALSDALLGAAALGDIGKHFPDTDPTFKGADSRVLLRHVLGLLHAKGWQVGNVDATIVAQAPKMAPHIDTMRARIAEDLQVSLDQVNVKATTTEKLGFTGREEGIAVHAVALLVSR
- the fghA gene encoding S-formylglutathione hydrolase produces the protein MNLENISCQKSAGGWHKRYRHRSTVLGCDMVFAVYLPPQAEQGGKLPVLYWLSGLTCTDENFMQKAGAHKLAAELGMIIVAPDTSPRGADVPDDPDKAWDFGQGAGFYLNATQEPWARHYRMYDYVVQELPALIEANFPVSDKRGISGHSMGGHGALVCALRNPGRYQSLSAFAPISNPSNCPWGEKAFSRYLGDERSRWREWDACALLAEATEKLPILVDQGDRDDFLENQLKPDALKAAAQAAGHQLTLRLQPGYDHSYYFIASFIDDHLRHHAKALLS
- a CDS encoding S-(hydroxymethyl)glutathione dehydrogenase/class III alcohol dehydrogenase, which translates into the protein MIKSRAAVAFAPNQPLQIVEIDVAPPKAGEVLVRIVATGVCHTDAYTLSGEDSEGVFPAVLGHEGGGIVEAIGEGVTSVQVGDHVIPLYTAECRTCKFCTSGKTNLCSSVRATQGKGVMPDGTSRFSYKGEPIYHYMGCSTFSEYTVLPEVSLAVIPKEAPLEKVCLLGCGVTTGIGAVLNTAKVEEGATVAIFGLGGIGLAAIIGAKMAKASRIIAIDINPAKFEVARELGATDFINPKDFAKPIQEVIVEMTDGGVDYSFECIGNVQLMRAALECAHKGWGESVIIGVAGAGQEISTRPFQLVTGRVWRGSAFGGVKGRTELPGYVEKAQKGEIPLDTFITHNMPLEDINKAFELMHEGKSIRTVIHF
- a CDS encoding LysR family transcriptional regulator; protein product: MNRWEGLDEFVAVAECGQFTAAAERLSLSSSQVSRQIARLEERLQTRLFYRSTRRVALTEAGQTFLQHCQRLQDAREEALRAVGDLGSEPKGLLRMTCAVAYGERFIVPLVTDFMVQHPQLRVDIELSNRALDLLHDGLDLAIRLGRLQDSRLVATRLAPRQMYLCAAPSYLQRYGRPHSLSELSRHNCLIGSSDQWSFQLHGRDTLQRIQGNWRCNSGQAVLEAALRGIGLCQLPDYYVLEHLRSGALVSLLDNQQPPDTAVWALYPQQRHLSPKVRQLVDFLKQGLAQRSEYRQETC
- the ispD gene encoding 2-C-methyl-D-erythritol 4-phosphate cytidylyltransferase — encoded protein: MNTPALPPFWALLPAAGIGSRMRADRPKQYLQLAGKSIIEHTLACFLEHPQLRAVVVSLAVDDPYWPSLACANDPRIQRAAGGAERADSVLSGLLRLTELGAQEQDWVLVHDAARPNLARSDLDLLLSELADDPVGGLLAVPARDTLKRAGADGRVRSTVDRSAIWQAFTPQMFRLGELQRALADALLAGVAITDEASAIEWAGQAPRLIEGRSDNIKVTRPEDLLSLNRLWQGRS